The Pirellulales bacterium genome window below encodes:
- a CDS encoding twin-arginine translocase TatA/TatE family subunit, which produces MIFAWLSPLHIFVVAIVVVVLFAHRIPRLMRSLGTSAFELKKVMRGEIEQQQIGGSSASGTKDVLPTCGNVSEGQ; this is translated from the coding sequence ATGATCTTTGCATGGCTAAGTCCGCTGCACATTTTCGTTGTGGCGATCGTCGTGGTTGTGTTGTTTGCACATCGAATCCCTCGTTTAATGAGATCACTGGGGACTTCGGCATTTGAATTAAAGAAAGTAATGCGTGGTGAAATAGAGCAACAACAAATAGGAGGTAGTTCTGCCAGCGGCACAAAGGATGTGCTGCCAACGTGTGGAAATGTTTCGGAAGGCCAGTAA
- a CDS encoding recombinase family protein: MLRPRVPIVAPSGRKLRVVIYARYSSAEQQASSITDQFGFCQKFLDAMEVEYELTLLSDEEVSGELKDRPGINEVRRGIESKRWDLQLSEDSSRLFRNHSACFELVETAVDNEIRVVCINDYVDTAEPDWPARLHEAQRHHCESNRYLRMRLERTVEGLWKMGAAVAPLRTGYRRRASVPATATEPEKGPFFDEIEPKWIPVTNEVYRRVANLEPLWSVVQYADQQKLPKCRDTYSPWTEADIIRLIRRTIYRGVETFRVTVQVKKLRTGKKRAAKNAIEKHWTREMPHLRMISDDLWFRANDAITGRRTRKEYPSDDAHPLTGIPRDSRGPLSTIFVCGVCGGKMYAGSRTKGGYYCSNVGKGKCWMKATADRFLTHGNISRAISERILSVTEHSDDLVALVGKYYAEDDSPKDELISAGKELVNRERRCQRLAAAIADGKEAPESLLKLLREEEHRVIRLRARAEELSKEIANVRKPPTREQILAAIQEASTQLLTFDRTTGILLRRLLDGPIRAFPYMQFGNNKVVLRAEFRLCLVKIAALNMDECLLANQQIVPAELLAPINVQVDLFTMSAEISCAVRAAELAVQGLTCQQLSAKLGISVTSSCTAKNIGLAMKKASVLDPYTRLNSPPQAASRWKIRPSGPPPD, encoded by the coding sequence ATGTTGCGCCCGCGCGTTCCGATCGTTGCTCCATCGGGGAGAAAACTTCGGGTTGTAATCTATGCCCGCTATTCCAGTGCAGAGCAACAAGCGAGCAGCATCACCGATCAATTCGGCTTCTGCCAAAAGTTTCTTGATGCAATGGAGGTCGAGTACGAACTTACGCTGCTGTCCGATGAGGAAGTGTCGGGGGAGCTAAAAGATCGACCCGGTATTAATGAAGTTCGCAGGGGGATCGAATCGAAACGATGGGATTTGCAGCTCAGCGAAGATAGCAGCCGGCTATTTCGTAACCACAGTGCTTGCTTCGAGCTAGTGGAAACTGCTGTGGATAACGAAATCCGCGTCGTTTGTATCAACGATTACGTCGATACCGCAGAGCCTGATTGGCCGGCACGGCTCCATGAAGCCCAGCGCCACCACTGCGAATCCAATCGCTACTTGCGAATGCGGTTAGAGCGCACAGTGGAAGGGCTCTGGAAGATGGGAGCTGCAGTTGCTCCGCTCCGGACCGGCTATCGTCGACGTGCTTCCGTTCCGGCCACGGCCACGGAACCCGAGAAAGGACCTTTCTTCGATGAAATCGAGCCCAAATGGATACCCGTCACCAACGAGGTATATAGGCGGGTCGCCAACCTCGAGCCATTGTGGTCGGTGGTGCAATATGCAGACCAGCAAAAACTGCCGAAATGTCGAGATACGTACTCACCCTGGACAGAAGCCGACATCATCAGGCTAATTCGCAGAACAATATACCGCGGGGTAGAGACTTTTCGTGTAACAGTCCAAGTGAAAAAACTGCGTACCGGAAAGAAAAGAGCTGCAAAAAATGCAATCGAAAAACACTGGACCCGGGAGATGCCCCACTTGCGAATGATTTCTGATGACCTCTGGTTCAGAGCCAATGATGCGATCACGGGAAGGAGGACGAGGAAAGAATACCCTTCCGACGACGCGCACCCGCTAACTGGCATTCCTCGGGATTCGCGTGGACCTTTGTCGACAATCTTTGTTTGCGGTGTTTGCGGCGGAAAGATGTACGCCGGAAGCCGCACCAAAGGCGGCTACTACTGCAGCAACGTGGGCAAGGGAAAATGCTGGATGAAGGCGACAGCGGACCGTTTCTTGACGCATGGAAATATTTCGCGGGCAATATCCGAGCGAATTCTATCGGTAACGGAACATAGCGACGATCTTGTTGCTCTGGTTGGCAAATACTATGCGGAGGACGATAGTCCAAAAGATGAATTGATCTCTGCAGGAAAAGAACTTGTCAACCGTGAACGTCGCTGCCAACGATTGGCCGCTGCAATCGCGGATGGCAAGGAGGCTCCAGAATCACTATTGAAGTTATTGCGTGAAGAAGAACATCGGGTGATCCGCCTGCGCGCCAGAGCCGAAGAATTGTCCAAGGAAATCGCCAATGTCCGGAAGCCTCCGACACGTGAACAGATTCTTGCTGCAATCCAGGAAGCGTCGACCCAGTTATTAACGTTCGATCGCACGACCGGAATCTTGCTTCGCAGACTTCTTGATGGGCCAATTCGTGCATTTCCTTATATGCAGTTCGGAAACAATAAGGTAGTGCTGCGGGCGGAGTTTAGACTTTGTTTGGTTAAGATCGCAGCTTTGAACATGGATGAGTGCCTATTAGCAAATCAGCAGATTGTTCCAGCAGAGCTTTTGGCACCGATCAACGTGCAGGTCGACTTATTTACGATGTCTGCCGAGATAAGCTGCGCGGTGCGGGCCGCCGAACTTGCCGTGCAGGGTTTAACTTGTCAACAGCTTTCCGCAAAGTTAGGTATCTCCGTAACATCAAGCTGTACTGCCAAGAACATTGGTCTAGCAATGAAGAAAGCAAGTGTGCTTGATCCCTATACGCGGCTCAATAGTCCACCCCAGGCAGCCAGCCGGTGGAAGATAAGGCCAAGTGGTCCGCCGCCCGATTAA
- a CDS encoding recombinase family protein has product MKRYAALARVSSREQEREGFSLEIQEDALKRYAASAGGEIVKFFRIAETASKRDERKTFKELIAYAKKHAIELDGLLFYKVDRAARNLYDYVELERLESEYQVPFISVSQPTDNNPAGRMFRRMLGNMASYYTEQQSVDVREGLARRVQEGWFASRGPYGYRNVRKNGRSTAEVDSPAADNVRRIFHLYAYENQTLDGVVKILSDECRVYRSASRKFNRAIVHEILRDRAYIGEVEFRGQWYPGKHEPIVDRGTWERVRALLGGHVYQSHELTYASDLIQCGYCGHPLTGERKTKMTGMGKRSYVYYRCTYYNVAGHPRTRVTERDLDQQVLAVFDRIRIEDEGVREWFREVLRSQTRDAQADALARRAELERQVALTINQQERLLNLLIDNVLDQDAFARKQTELRDRLASLRLQLEVLDRSRDETAELAVKVFELSQVLRREWLSADYAAKRRIMEIVFLNCRLDDTTLVPQIRKPFDVLVEGQFVQSSRGDRRCTIVNETIGLSLIRGILPQRVCFKGDALDAFVEAGLYAKKARRSDK; this is encoded by the coding sequence ATGAAGAGATACGCAGCTCTGGCACGGGTGAGTAGTCGGGAACAAGAACGCGAAGGGTTCTCACTGGAGATTCAGGAAGATGCTCTGAAGCGCTATGCTGCTTCTGCCGGGGGCGAAATCGTCAAGTTCTTTCGCATCGCCGAAACCGCCAGCAAGCGTGATGAACGCAAGACGTTCAAGGAACTGATCGCCTACGCCAAGAAGCATGCCATCGAACTGGACGGCTTGCTGTTCTACAAAGTCGATCGTGCTGCCCGCAATTTATATGACTATGTGGAACTAGAACGGCTGGAGTCTGAATATCAGGTGCCGTTCATTTCGGTGTCGCAACCGACCGACAACAATCCGGCCGGCCGTATGTTTCGTCGTATGCTGGGAAATATGGCGAGCTACTATACCGAACAACAATCGGTCGATGTGCGGGAAGGCTTGGCCCGCCGCGTGCAAGAAGGCTGGTTTGCCAGCCGTGGCCCCTACGGCTACCGCAATGTGCGGAAAAACGGCCGCAGCACGGCAGAAGTCGATTCGCCGGCCGCCGACAATGTGCGGCGGATTTTTCATCTGTACGCCTACGAGAATCAAACGCTGGATGGCGTGGTAAAGATACTGTCGGACGAATGCCGGGTTTATCGGTCGGCTTCCCGCAAATTCAATCGGGCGATCGTCCATGAAATACTGCGGGATCGGGCCTACATCGGGGAAGTCGAGTTCCGGGGACAATGGTATCCGGGCAAGCATGAACCCATAGTGGATCGGGGCACGTGGGAGCGGGTGCGTGCGCTCCTGGGCGGGCACGTCTATCAGTCGCATGAACTGACGTATGCCAGCGATTTGATCCAATGCGGCTACTGCGGCCATCCGCTCACCGGGGAACGCAAGACGAAAATGACCGGGATGGGTAAGCGATCCTATGTTTATTACCGCTGCACCTATTACAACGTGGCTGGGCATCCGCGAACGCGGGTCACGGAACGCGATCTGGACCAACAAGTGCTGGCCGTCTTTGACCGCATCCGCATTGAGGATGAAGGTGTGCGGGAGTGGTTCCGCGAAGTGCTGCGTTCGCAGACTCGCGATGCTCAAGCCGATGCCCTGGCTCGACGGGCGGAATTGGAGCGGCAAGTTGCGTTGACGATCAACCAGCAGGAACGGTTGTTGAATCTGCTGATCGACAATGTTCTCGATCAAGACGCCTTCGCTCGCAAGCAGACCGAATTGCGGGACCGATTGGCGAGTTTGCGGCTACAGCTTGAAGTGTTGGACCGTTCGCGGGATGAAACTGCGGAGTTGGCGGTGAAAGTTTTTGAACTTTCACAAGTCCTTAGGAGAGAGTGGCTTAGTGCAGATTACGCCGCGAAGCGCCGAATTATGGAAATCGTGTTTTTGAACTGCCGACTCGACGACACAACTCTTGTCCCACAAATAAGAAAGCCCTTCGACGTGCTCGTCGAAGGGCAGTTTGTCCAGTCAAGTCGGGGCGACCGTCGTTGCACCATTGTGAACGAAACTATTGGGCTGAGTTTAATTCGCGGAATATTGCCACAACGCGTTTGCTTCAAAGGGGATGCGTTAGACGCATTTGTCGAGGCTGGGTTGTACGCCAAAAAGGCGCGACGATCTGACAAGTAG